A single Curtobacterium sp. MCJR17_020 DNA region contains:
- a CDS encoding pyruvate carboxylase: MFSKILVANRGEIAIRAFRAAYELGARTVAVYPYEDRNSLHRLKADEAYLIGERGHPVRAYLDVSEIIRVARESGADAIYPGYGFLSENPELAAAAAEAGITFIGPGEHVLEMAGNKVTAKEHAIAAGVPVLASTPASRDIEELIAGSDAIGFPVFAKAVAGGGGRGMRRVETKPELRAALEAAMREADSAFGDPTMFLEQAVIRPRHIEVQILADATGTEAGTIHLFERDCSVQRRNQKVVEIAPAPNLDPAIAQALHRDAVAFARSIGYVNAGTVEFLLDTEGEREGQHVFIEMNPRIQVEHTVTEEVTDVDLVQSQMRIASGESLADLGLSQDTVSVHGAALQTRITTEDPTQGFRPDTGRITTYRSPGGAGVRLDGGTVATGAQISPHFDSMLAKMTCRGRDFPTAVARAKRALAEFRIRGVSTNIPFLQAVLEDPDFARGDVSTKFIEERPQLFSGHVSKDRGTKVLNWLADVTVNKPNGERSPLVTEPSAKLPALDLGTPVPEGQRDLLLATGPAEWARALRTQTRLAVTETTMRDAHQSLLATRVRTKDLVAVAPYVARLTPQLLSVEAWGGATYDVALRFLGEDPWERLASLREAMPNIPIQMLLRGRNTVGYTPYPTEVTDAFVAEAAATGVDVFRVFDALNDVSQLRPALEAVLATGTAVAEAALCYTADLLDPAEDLYTLDYYLRLAEQMVEAGAHVIGIKDMAGLLRAGAAEKLVGALRERFDQPVHVHTHDTAGGQLATLLAAARAGADAVDVASAPMAGTTSQPSMSALVAALAHTERDTGLSLDAVGDLEPYWEAVRRAYAPFESGLPGPTGRVYKHEIPGGQLSNLRQQAIALGLGDRFEQVEDWYAEANRILGRPTKVTPSSKVVGDLALQLAAVNADPADFEQNPDKYDIPDSVVGFMAGELGDLPGGWPEPFRTKVLAGRDVRLEITPVPDAERAHLDAAGPERQQALNRLLFPQPTAQFGRVREQYGDLSVVPTVDYLYGLRPGQEHVVPLGKGVNLFVGLEAIGEVDDKGIRTVMATMNGQLRPVSVRDRSIEVETKVAEQADKSDPKHVAAPFSGVVTLKVAVGDVVEAGAAVASIEAMKMEAAITAPVAGTVGRLAIPATQQVDAGDLLVVLQ, from the coding sequence GTGTTCAGCAAGATCCTCGTGGCGAACCGTGGTGAGATCGCCATCCGCGCGTTCCGTGCCGCGTACGAACTGGGGGCGCGCACCGTCGCCGTCTACCCCTACGAAGACCGGAACTCCCTGCACCGCCTGAAGGCCGACGAGGCCTACCTGATCGGTGAGCGGGGCCACCCGGTCCGGGCGTACCTGGACGTCTCCGAGATCATCCGCGTGGCCCGCGAGTCGGGCGCCGACGCGATCTACCCGGGGTACGGCTTCCTGTCCGAGAACCCGGAGCTCGCCGCCGCGGCCGCCGAAGCCGGCATCACCTTCATCGGTCCGGGCGAACACGTGCTCGAGATGGCCGGCAACAAGGTGACCGCGAAGGAGCACGCGATCGCAGCCGGCGTCCCGGTCCTCGCGAGCACCCCGGCGAGTCGTGACATCGAGGAGCTCATCGCCGGATCCGATGCCATCGGGTTCCCGGTGTTCGCCAAGGCCGTCGCGGGTGGTGGCGGTCGTGGCATGCGCCGGGTCGAGACCAAGCCCGAACTCCGTGCAGCGCTCGAAGCGGCGATGCGCGAGGCCGACAGTGCGTTCGGCGACCCGACCATGTTCCTCGAGCAGGCGGTGATCCGGCCGCGGCACATCGAGGTGCAGATCCTCGCCGACGCGACGGGCACAGAGGCGGGCACGATCCACCTGTTCGAGCGGGACTGCTCCGTGCAGCGCCGCAACCAGAAGGTCGTCGAGATCGCCCCGGCGCCGAACCTCGACCCCGCGATCGCGCAGGCGCTGCACCGCGACGCGGTCGCCTTCGCCCGCTCGATCGGCTACGTGAACGCCGGCACCGTCGAGTTCCTGCTCGACACCGAGGGCGAGCGCGAGGGGCAGCACGTCTTCATCGAGATGAACCCGCGCATCCAGGTCGAGCACACCGTCACCGAAGAGGTCACCGACGTCGACCTGGTGCAGTCGCAGATGCGGATCGCCTCGGGCGAGTCGCTCGCCGACCTCGGCCTGTCGCAGGACACCGTCTCCGTGCACGGGGCCGCGCTGCAGACCCGCATCACGACGGAGGACCCGACGCAGGGCTTCCGGCCGGACACCGGCCGCATCACCACGTACCGCAGCCCCGGCGGTGCCGGCGTGCGCCTCGACGGCGGTACGGTCGCCACCGGTGCGCAGATCAGCCCGCACTTCGACTCGATGCTCGCCAAGATGACGTGCCGCGGACGCGACTTCCCGACGGCCGTCGCCCGTGCGAAGCGTGCCCTCGCCGAGTTCCGGATCCGCGGCGTCAGCACGAACATCCCGTTCCTGCAGGCCGTGCTCGAGGACCCGGACTTCGCCCGTGGCGACGTCTCGACGAAGTTCATCGAGGAGCGCCCGCAGCTGTTCAGCGGCCACGTGTCGAAGGACCGCGGCACGAAGGTCCTGAACTGGCTGGCCGACGTCACGGTGAACAAGCCGAACGGTGAGCGGTCGCCGCTGGTCACCGAACCGAGCGCGAAGCTCCCCGCCCTCGATCTCGGCACCCCGGTGCCCGAGGGCCAGCGCGACCTGCTGCTGGCGACCGGCCCGGCCGAGTGGGCGAGAGCACTCCGCACCCAGACCCGGCTCGCGGTGACGGAGACGACGATGCGCGACGCGCACCAGTCGCTGCTCGCGACGCGCGTCCGCACGAAGGACCTCGTCGCGGTCGCGCCGTACGTCGCGCGGCTCACGCCGCAGCTGCTCAGCGTCGAGGCCTGGGGCGGTGCGACGTACGACGTCGCCCTCCGGTTCCTCGGCGAGGACCCGTGGGAGCGGTTGGCCTCGCTGCGCGAGGCGATGCCGAACATCCCGATCCAGATGCTGCTGCGCGGCCGCAACACGGTCGGCTACACCCCGTACCCGACCGAGGTGACGGACGCCTTCGTCGCCGAGGCCGCCGCCACGGGCGTCGACGTCTTCCGCGTGTTCGACGCGCTCAACGACGTCAGCCAGTTGCGACCGGCCCTGGAGGCGGTGCTCGCGACCGGCACGGCCGTCGCCGAAGCGGCGCTCTGCTACACCGCCGACCTCCTCGATCCTGCCGAGGACCTGTACACGTTGGACTACTACCTCCGCCTCGCGGAGCAGATGGTCGAGGCCGGCGCGCACGTCATCGGCATCAAGGACATGGCCGGCCTGCTCCGCGCCGGCGCCGCCGAGAAGCTCGTCGGCGCGCTGCGCGAGCGTTTCGACCAGCCCGTGCACGTGCACACGCACGACACCGCCGGTGGGCAGCTCGCGACGCTCCTCGCCGCCGCGCGTGCCGGTGCGGACGCGGTGGACGTCGCCTCGGCGCCGATGGCCGGCACGACGAGCCAGCCGAGCATGTCCGCGCTGGTCGCCGCCCTGGCCCACACGGAGCGCGACACCGGACTGTCCCTCGACGCGGTCGGCGACCTCGAGCCCTACTGGGAGGCGGTCCGTCGGGCCTACGCCCCGTTCGAGTCCGGGCTGCCGGGTCCGACGGGTCGGGTCTACAAGCACGAGATCCCCGGTGGTCAGCTGTCGAACCTCCGCCAGCAGGCGATCGCGCTCGGCCTGGGCGACCGGTTCGAGCAGGTCGAGGACTGGTACGCCGAGGCGAACCGGATCCTCGGACGCCCGACCAAGGTCACGCCGTCGTCGAAGGTGGTCGGTGACCTCGCGCTGCAGCTCGCCGCGGTGAACGCCGACCCGGCCGACTTCGAGCAGAACCCGGACAAGTACGACATCCCGGACTCCGTCGTCGGGTTCATGGCCGGCGAGCTCGGAGACCTGCCGGGTGGCTGGCCGGAGCCGTTCCGGACGAAGGTCCTGGCGGGCCGCGACGTCCGCCTCGAGATCACCCCGGTGCCGGACGCCGAGCGCGCGCACCTCGACGCCGCCGGGCCCGAGCGCCAGCAGGCGTTGAACCGACTGCTGTTCCCGCAGCCCACGGCGCAGTTCGGGCGGGTGCGCGAGCAGTACGGCGACCTGTCCGTGGTGCCGACCGTCGACTACCTGTACGGGCTGCGCCCCGGGCAGGAGCACGTCGTGCCGCTCGGCAAGGGCGTCAACCTGTTCGTCGGGCTCGAGGCGATCGGCGAGGTCGACGACAAGGGCATCCGCACCGTCATGGCCACGATGAACGGGCAGCTCCGCCCGGTCTCGGTCCGCGACCGATCGATCGAGGTCGAGACGAAGGTCGCCGAGCAGGCCGACAAGTCCGACCCGAAGCACGTCGCCGCGCCGTTCTCCGGTGTGGTGACGCTCAAGGTCGCCGTCGGTGACGTCGTCGAGGCCGGAGCGGCCGTGGCGAGCATCGAGGCGATGAAGATGGAAGCGGCCATCACGGCGCCCGTGGCGGGCACCGTCGGCCGTCTCGCGATCCCGGCGACCCAGCAGGTGGACGCCGGCGACCTCCTGGTGGTGCTGCAGTAA
- a CDS encoding ROK family glucokinase — MHAIGIDIGGTKIAGAVVTELGEIIAEDRVATNAADPNAMLDDVVSMVERLSSGHEVGAVGVAAPGFIDASQSIVYYTPNIRWRNEPLRQKLQQRLGDLHITVDNDANAAGWAEFRFGAGRLVSDMTMLTIGTGVGGAIVTEDRLFRGGFGTGGEIGHLRIVPNGLPCGCGARGCIEQYGSGRALQRMANDVADAGGIGSALADAREANGGELDGHIVGDLILADDPGALAALRRLGRHLGEACASLSAVLDPQLFVFGGGVASAGDRLLDPIKQAYLNNLPARGYHPEPDFVIAELVNDAGVVGAADLARIHARTA, encoded by the coding sequence GTGCACGCCATCGGAATCGACATCGGGGGCACCAAGATCGCGGGAGCGGTCGTGACGGAACTCGGCGAGATCATCGCCGAGGACCGCGTGGCCACCAACGCTGCGGACCCGAACGCCATGCTCGACGACGTCGTCTCGATGGTCGAGCGACTCAGCTCAGGACACGAGGTCGGCGCGGTCGGCGTCGCGGCCCCGGGCTTCATCGACGCCTCGCAGTCGATCGTCTACTACACGCCGAACATCCGGTGGCGGAACGAGCCCCTGCGCCAGAAGCTGCAGCAGCGCCTCGGTGACCTGCACATCACGGTCGACAACGACGCCAACGCCGCCGGGTGGGCCGAGTTCCGCTTCGGCGCCGGCCGGCTCGTCTCCGACATGACGATGCTGACCATCGGCACCGGTGTCGGCGGCGCCATCGTGACCGAGGACCGCCTGTTCCGTGGCGGGTTCGGCACCGGCGGCGAGATCGGCCACCTGCGCATCGTGCCGAACGGTCTGCCCTGCGGCTGCGGCGCGCGTGGTTGCATCGAACAGTACGGTTCCGGCCGTGCCCTGCAGCGGATGGCGAACGACGTCGCCGACGCAGGCGGCATCGGGTCCGCGCTGGCCGACGCGCGCGAAGCCAACGGCGGCGAGCTCGACGGGCACATCGTGGGCGACCTGATCCTGGCCGACGACCCGGGTGCCCTCGCGGCGCTCCGTCGCCTCGGCCGCCACCTCGGTGAGGCCTGCGCCTCGCTGTCCGCGGTGCTCGACCCGCAGCTGTTCGTGTTCGGCGGCGGGGTCGCCAGCGCGGGGGACCGCCTGCTCGACCCGATCAAGCAGGCCTACCTCAACAACCTGCCGGCGCGTGGCTACCACCCCGAGCCGGACTTCGTGATCGCCGAGCTGGTGAACGACGCCGGAGTCGTCGGCGCCGCCGACCTGGCCCGCATCCACGCCCGCACGGCGTAA
- a CDS encoding long-chain fatty acid--CoA ligase — MNDQRPERASVTTDGALADSAVTDSVGVPTGRRASRPTSGPVAPDHGSAARLLGDRARLTPSRPILAQRHGDTWTTITAGEVLARVRGIAKGFVAAGLEPGAHVAILSRTRLEWTLVDFAVWTAGLVSVPVYETSSPDQVRWILSDSEAVAIVVEQEEHARRVASIAPDLPHLGQHWTIDGGGLDDLTRLGEDVTDDELDARTASVHGHDDATIIYTSGSTGRPKGCVLRHDNFTATVENASVAMPEVVADGASTLLFIPMAHVFARFIAAMSVSAGVLVGHEPDTKDLMQAVSSFKPSFLLAVPRVFEKIYNASEQKADLGGKGKIFRAAADTAVAHSEALATGRVPLVLGLKFKLFDKLVYAKLRNALGGRTEYAVSGSAPLSPRLSHFFRSIGVLILEGYGLTETTAPATVNRAADLRIGTVGPALPGVEIRIADDQEILIRGVDVFDRYWRNDEATEQAFTDDGWFRTGDLGRLDDDGILTVTGRAKELIVTASGKNVAPAPLEDGVREHPLIGQVVVVGEGKPFIAALVTLDREMLPGWCESRGITPALSAHEAAYDERVLTAVQEAIDTANGRVSRAESVRSFTILDTELTEGSGHLTPKLTIKRSVILRDFAADIDHIYSGSKVQTTATPVIEERRGRRV; from the coding sequence GTGAACGATCAGCGACCCGAACGCGCCAGCGTCACCACCGACGGTGCTCTCGCCGACAGCGCGGTCACCGACAGCGTCGGCGTTCCGACCGGGAGGCGCGCCTCGCGTCCGACCAGCGGCCCCGTCGCTCCTGACCACGGCTCCGCAGCGCGGCTGCTCGGCGACCGCGCCCGGCTGACGCCGTCGCGTCCGATCCTCGCCCAGCGCCACGGCGACACGTGGACGACGATCACCGCCGGCGAGGTGCTGGCACGGGTCCGCGGCATCGCGAAGGGCTTCGTCGCCGCCGGCCTCGAGCCCGGCGCCCACGTCGCGATCCTGTCCCGCACCCGCCTGGAGTGGACCCTCGTCGACTTCGCGGTGTGGACGGCAGGCCTGGTCTCCGTGCCCGTCTACGAGACGAGCTCCCCCGACCAGGTCCGGTGGATCCTCTCCGACTCCGAGGCCGTCGCGATCGTCGTCGAGCAGGAGGAGCACGCGCGTCGGGTCGCCTCGATCGCACCGGACCTGCCGCACCTCGGGCAGCACTGGACGATCGACGGCGGCGGGCTCGACGACCTGACCCGGCTCGGCGAGGACGTCACCGACGACGAACTCGACGCGCGGACGGCGTCGGTGCACGGCCACGACGACGCGACGATCATCTACACCTCCGGGTCGACCGGACGCCCGAAGGGGTGCGTTCTGCGGCACGACAACTTCACCGCGACGGTCGAGAACGCCAGCGTCGCGATGCCCGAGGTCGTCGCGGACGGTGCCTCGACCCTGCTCTTCATCCCGATGGCCCACGTGTTCGCCCGGTTCATCGCGGCGATGTCCGTGTCCGCCGGGGTCCTGGTCGGCCACGAGCCGGACACGAAGGACCTCATGCAGGCCGTGTCGTCGTTCAAGCCGTCCTTCCTGCTGGCGGTCCCCCGGGTGTTCGAGAAGATCTACAACGCGTCCGAGCAGAAGGCCGACCTCGGCGGCAAGGGGAAGATCTTCCGGGCCGCTGCGGACACCGCGGTCGCCCACTCCGAGGCGCTGGCCACCGGTCGGGTCCCGCTCGTGCTCGGCCTGAAGTTCAAGCTGTTCGACAAGCTCGTCTACGCGAAGCTCCGGAACGCCCTGGGTGGCCGCACCGAGTACGCGGTCAGTGGCTCGGCACCGCTCTCACCGCGACTGTCGCACTTCTTCCGGTCGATCGGCGTGCTCATCCTCGAGGGCTACGGGCTCACCGAGACGACCGCGCCCGCCACCGTGAACCGCGCGGCTGACCTGCGCATCGGGACGGTCGGCCCGGCACTCCCCGGGGTCGAGATCCGGATCGCCGACGACCAGGAGATCCTGATCCGCGGCGTCGACGTGTTCGACCGCTACTGGCGGAACGACGAGGCCACCGAGCAGGCCTTCACCGACGACGGCTGGTTCCGCACGGGCGACCTCGGACGGCTCGACGACGACGGCATCCTGACGGTGACCGGACGCGCCAAGGAGCTCATCGTCACCGCGAGCGGCAAGAACGTCGCACCGGCACCGCTCGAGGACGGCGTCCGCGAACACCCGCTCATCGGGCAGGTCGTGGTCGTCGGCGAGGGCAAGCCCTTCATCGCCGCCCTCGTCACGCTCGACCGCGAGATGCTCCCGGGGTGGTGCGAGAGCCGTGGGATCACCCCGGCGCTCTCCGCGCACGAGGCCGCGTACGACGAGCGCGTGCTCACCGCCGTGCAAGAGGCGATCGACACCGCGAACGGCCGGGTCTCACGAGCCGAGTCGGTCCGGTCGTTCACGATCCTGGACACCGAGCTGACGGAGGGCTCCGGACACCTGACGCCGAAGCTGACGATCAAGCGGTCGGTCATCCTTCGAGACTTCGCGGCGGACATCGACCACATCTACTCCGGGTCGAAGGTGCAGACGACCGCGACGCCCGTCATCGAGGAGCGTCGCGGTCGCCGCGTGTAG
- a CDS encoding class II 3-deoxy-7-phosphoheptulonate synthase, with protein MPESTDFVALQDPDVIEGLDYWRTLPIKQQPTWPDAAAAEAASAEIATLPPLVFAGEVDKLRERLAAAAQGKAFLLQGGDCAETFAGATADSIRDRVKTILQMAVVLTYGASMPVIKMGRMAGQFAKPRSSDFETRGDVTLPAYRGDIVNGYDFTPESRTADPRRLVQGYHTAASTLNLVRAFTQGGFADLRQVHSWNKGFASNPANARYEHLAKEIDRAIRFMDACGADFEALKHVEFYASHEGLLMDYERPMTRIDSRSGLAYDTSGHFIWIGERTRDLDGAHVDFLSRVRNPIGVKLGPTTSVDDMKALVDKLDPNREPGRLTFITRMGAGKIRDELPKLLEAIKGMDANPLWVTDPMHGNGLTTPTGYKTRRFDDVVDEVLGFFEAHRQVGTYPGGMHVELTGDDVTECLGGSEHIDEATLATRYESLCDPRLNHMQSLELAFLVAEELGAHPHVRA; from the coding sequence TTGCCCGAGTCGACCGACTTCGTCGCCCTGCAGGATCCGGACGTCATCGAGGGTCTCGACTATTGGCGCACGCTCCCCATCAAGCAGCAGCCCACGTGGCCGGACGCCGCGGCGGCCGAGGCCGCCTCGGCCGAGATCGCCACGCTGCCACCCCTCGTCTTCGCGGGCGAGGTCGACAAGCTCCGCGAGCGGCTCGCCGCCGCCGCACAGGGCAAGGCGTTCCTGCTGCAGGGCGGTGACTGCGCCGAGACCTTCGCCGGTGCGACCGCCGACTCCATCCGCGACCGCGTCAAGACGATCCTGCAGATGGCCGTCGTCCTGACCTACGGTGCGTCGATGCCCGTCATCAAGATGGGTCGCATGGCCGGGCAGTTCGCCAAGCCGCGCTCGAGCGACTTCGAGACCCGCGGCGACGTCACGCTGCCCGCCTACCGCGGCGACATCGTGAACGGCTACGACTTCACGCCGGAGAGCCGGACGGCCGACCCGCGCCGCCTCGTGCAGGGGTACCACACGGCCGCGTCGACCCTGAACCTCGTCCGCGCCTTCACCCAGGGGGGCTTCGCCGACCTGCGTCAGGTGCACTCGTGGAACAAGGGCTTCGCGTCGAACCCGGCGAACGCCCGGTACGAGCACCTCGCCAAGGAGATCGACCGCGCGATCCGCTTCATGGACGCCTGCGGTGCCGACTTCGAGGCGCTCAAGCACGTCGAGTTCTACGCGTCGCACGAGGGTCTGCTCATGGACTACGAGCGCCCGATGACCCGCATCGACTCGCGCTCCGGTCTGGCCTACGACACCTCCGGCCACTTCATCTGGATCGGGGAGCGCACGCGTGACCTCGACGGTGCCCACGTGGACTTCCTGTCGCGGGTGCGGAACCCGATCGGCGTGAAGCTCGGCCCGACCACGAGCGTCGACGACATGAAGGCCCTGGTCGACAAGCTCGACCCGAACCGCGAGCCCGGCCGCCTGACGTTCATCACGCGCATGGGTGCCGGCAAGATCCGCGACGAGCTGCCCAAGTTGCTCGAGGCGATCAAGGGCATGGACGCCAACCCGCTGTGGGTCACCGACCCGATGCACGGCAACGGCCTGACCACGCCCACCGGCTACAAGACCCGTCGGTTCGACGACGTCGTGGACGAGGTCCTCGGCTTCTTCGAGGCGCACCGGCAGGTCGGTACCTACCCGGGCGGCATGCACGTCGAGCTCACCGGTGACGACGTCACGGAGTGCCTCGGCGGGTCGGAGCACATCGACGAGGCCACCCTCGCCACCCGCTACGAGTCGCTGTGCGACCCGCGGCTGAACCACATGCAGTCGCTCGAGCTCGCGTTCCTCGTGGCCGAGGAGCTCGGCGCGCACCCGCACGTGCGCGCCTAG
- a CDS encoding lysophospholipid acyltransferase family protein: MTYWLLKNFLLGPLILTLFRPWVVGRENVPARGPVIFASNHISFIDSVILPAVLDRRLSFLAKSDYFTGRGLKGWATKTFFNAIGQLPIDRSGGKASEASLRTGLQVLARGEQLGIYPEGTRSPDGKLYRGRTGIARMILEGRVLVVPVAMVGTREVQQIGQRFPKIKRVGVVFGKPLDFSRFQGFETDRFILRSVTDEVMHELAGLSRQEYVDVYATSVKERASSAREAVMRERKSSPAR; encoded by the coding sequence ATGACCTACTGGCTGCTGAAGAACTTCCTGCTCGGCCCGCTCATCCTCACCCTGTTCCGCCCGTGGGTGGTCGGCCGTGAGAACGTCCCCGCCAGGGGCCCGGTCATCTTCGCGTCCAACCACATCTCGTTCATCGACTCGGTGATCCTGCCGGCCGTGCTCGACCGGCGGCTGTCCTTCCTGGCGAAGAGCGACTACTTCACCGGGCGGGGACTCAAGGGCTGGGCGACGAAGACGTTCTTCAACGCCATCGGCCAGCTGCCGATCGACCGCTCCGGCGGCAAGGCGTCCGAGGCCTCGCTCCGCACCGGCCTGCAGGTCCTGGCACGCGGCGAGCAGCTCGGCATCTACCCGGAGGGCACGCGCAGCCCCGACGGCAAGCTCTACCGCGGTCGCACCGGCATCGCGCGGATGATCCTCGAGGGCCGGGTGCTCGTCGTCCCCGTCGCCATGGTCGGCACGCGTGAAGTGCAGCAGATCGGGCAGCGCTTCCCGAAGATCAAGCGCGTCGGCGTGGTCTTCGGCAAGCCGCTCGACTTCTCGCGCTTCCAGGGCTTCGAGACCGACCGGTTCATCCTGCGCAGCGTCACCGACGAGGTCATGCACGAGCTCGCGGGGCTGAGCCGTCAGGAGTACGTCGACGTCTACGCGACGAGCGTCAAGGAACGCGCGAGCTCCGCACGCGAGGCAGTCATGCGGGAACGGAAGTCCTCGCCCGCACGTTAG
- the pknB gene encoding Stk1 family PASTA domain-containing Ser/Thr kinase produces the protein MTTNAATDPMIGRMIDQRYRVRSRIARGGMATVYLATDVRLERRVAIKIMHGHLADDQAFRERFIQEARSAARLSHPNLVGVYDQGAEDDTAYIVMEYIPGITLRDLLQEHHALTPEQATDILRAVLAGLASAHRAGIVHRDLKPENVLLADDGRIKLGDFGLARATTANTATGAALLGTIAYLSPELVTRGAADSRSDIYALGIMLYEMLTGEQPYKGEQPMQIAYQHANDTVPVPSAAVAGVPPELDELVAWSTARDPEDRPRDAREMLDHMAGNQQRATGQYRTAVLRPENATAILPSGGGAAAGVGAAAAGARAAAADAPAATEATAIIDSPDRGRPTTRGRNTGPGPRRTGAQPGVLSPAGQRLADLSAKRRKRGWIALSVFVVLLLIGAGFGWYFGPGPGGNVRIPEVTGKSVSQARQLLEAQGLHAASKTGTRFDAVVAKGQVSITKPAAKREVQKGTSVQLVVSNGPKMIALPTIVGQPLSTVTAALDDDFELQDNRYEFSADAAKDTVIAATGRASGGKALDLTSVKAYGETGPVTLTVSLGAVPDVVGKTVDQASAELDAVGLILGARTEEFSEDVPSGQIVSAEVQDSPAVRGTAIDVVVSKGPTPITVPEDGVVGATINEATATLEGLGLKVAVPDCTNILCGFYDWKSKLPVTGTDPGAGATVYRGDTVTLSYDQ, from the coding sequence ATGACCACCAACGCCGCCACGGATCCGATGATCGGTCGCATGATCGATCAGCGGTACCGCGTCCGCTCCCGCATCGCGCGCGGGGGCATGGCGACCGTGTACCTCGCGACCGACGTCCGCCTCGAGCGACGCGTCGCGATCAAGATCATGCACGGGCACCTGGCCGACGACCAGGCCTTCCGTGAGCGCTTCATCCAAGAGGCGAGGTCCGCCGCGCGGCTGTCCCACCCGAACCTGGTCGGCGTCTACGACCAGGGCGCCGAGGACGACACCGCGTACATCGTCATGGAGTACATCCCGGGCATCACGCTGCGGGACCTGCTGCAGGAGCACCACGCCCTGACGCCCGAGCAGGCGACCGACATCCTGCGCGCCGTGCTGGCCGGACTCGCCTCGGCCCACCGCGCCGGCATCGTGCACCGCGACCTGAAGCCCGAGAACGTCCTGCTCGCCGACGACGGCCGCATCAAGCTCGGCGACTTCGGCCTGGCCCGGGCGACGACGGCGAACACCGCGACCGGGGCCGCCCTGCTCGGCACGATCGCGTACCTCTCCCCCGAGCTGGTCACCCGTGGCGCCGCCGACTCACGCAGCGACATCTACGCGCTCGGCATCATGCTCTACGAGATGCTCACCGGCGAGCAGCCCTACAAGGGCGAGCAGCCGATGCAGATCGCCTACCAGCACGCGAACGACACGGTGCCCGTCCCGAGTGCCGCGGTGGCCGGCGTCCCGCCCGAGCTCGACGAGCTCGTCGCCTGGTCGACCGCCCGCGACCCCGAGGACCGCCCGCGCGACGCGCGCGAGATGCTCGACCACATGGCGGGCAACCAGCAGCGTGCCACGGGTCAGTACCGGACCGCCGTGCTGCGGCCCGAGAACGCGACCGCGATCCTGCCGTCCGGCGGCGGGGCCGCTGCTGGTGTCGGCGCTGCTGCCGCTGGTGCCCGCGCTGCTGCCGCCGACGCACCGGCGGCCACCGAGGCCACGGCGATCATCGACAGCCCCGACCGCGGGCGTCCCACGACCCGAGGCCGCAACACCGGTCCGGGCCCGCGCCGCACGGGCGCGCAGCCCGGCGTGCTCTCGCCCGCGGGACAGCGCCTGGCCGACCTCTCCGCGAAGCGTCGCAAGCGCGGCTGGATCGCGCTGTCGGTCTTCGTCGTGCTCCTGCTCATCGGCGCGGGCTTCGGCTGGTACTTCGGGCCGGGGCCGGGTGGCAACGTGCGCATCCCCGAAGTGACGGGCAAGTCGGTCTCGCAGGCCCGGCAGCTGCTCGAAGCCCAGGGCCTGCACGCGGCGTCGAAGACCGGAACCCGGTTCGACGCCGTCGTCGCGAAGGGACAGGTGTCCATCACCAAGCCGGCCGCGAAGCGCGAGGTGCAGAAGGGCACGTCGGTGCAGCTCGTCGTGTCGAACGGGCCGAAGATGATCGCGCTGCCGACGATCGTCGGGCAGCCGCTCTCCACCGTCACCGCGGCGCTCGACGACGACTTCGAGCTGCAGGACAACCGGTACGAGTTCTCGGCCGACGCCGCGAAGGACACCGTCATCGCGGCGACCGGCCGGGCGTCCGGCGGCAAGGCGCTCGACCTGACGTCGGTCAAGGCCTACGGCGAGACCGGCCCGGTCACGCTCACGGTGTCCCTCGGCGCCGTGCCGGACGTCGTCGGGAAGACCGTCGACCAGGCCTCCGCCGAGCTCGACGCGGTCGGCCTCATCCTCGGCGCCCGCACCGAGGAGTTCAGCGAGGACGTCCCCTCCGGGCAGATCGTCTCCGCCGAGGTGCAGGACTCCCCCGCCGTGCGCGGCACCGCGATCGACGTCGTCGTGTCGAAGGGCCCGACGCCGATCACCGTTCCCGAGGACGGCGTCGTCGGCGCCACGATCAACGAGGCCACCGCGACGCTCGAGGGCCTCGGACTCAAGGTCGCCGTGCCGGACTGCACGAACATCCTGTGCGGGTTCTACGACTGGAAGTCGAAGCTCCCCGTGACCGGTACTGACCCGGGCGCCGGGGCCACGGTGTACCGCGGCGACACGGTGACGCTCTCCTACGACCAGTAG
- a CDS encoding peptide deformylase: MTVRPIRLFGDPVLRSPADPIAPAALGSSGVRDLVQDLIDTVKEPGRAGVAAPQIGVGLRAFSYNVDGEVGYVLNPEIVEVSGEPELMEEGCLSVPGLGYPTRRHPYAKVRGVDVDGAEVVLEGTGLMAEALQHEVDHLDGTVYVMTLEPEVRRQALRDIRAQEWFH; encoded by the coding sequence TTGACCGTCCGTCCCATCCGCCTGTTCGGCGACCCCGTCCTCCGTTCGCCTGCGGACCCGATCGCTCCGGCGGCACTCGGGTCGAGCGGGGTCCGCGACCTCGTGCAGGACCTGATCGACACCGTCAAGGAGCCCGGCCGCGCCGGTGTGGCCGCGCCGCAGATCGGTGTCGGACTCCGCGCGTTCTCGTACAACGTCGACGGCGAGGTCGGGTACGTCCTGAACCCCGAGATCGTCGAGGTCTCGGGGGAGCCCGAGCTCATGGAGGAAGGGTGCCTGTCCGTCCCCGGTCTGGGCTACCCGACCCGGCGGCACCCGTACGCCAAGGTCCGCGGCGTCGACGTCGACGGCGCCGAGGTGGTGCTCGAGGGCACCGGGCTGATGGCCGAGGCGCTGCAGCACGAGGTCGACCACCTGGACGGGACCGTCTACGTGATGACGCTCGAACCAGAGGTCCGACGGCAGGCGCTGCGGGACATCCGGGCGCAGGAGTGGTTCCACTGA